The sequence below is a genomic window from Streptomyces sudanensis.
GCACCTCCTGCACGCCACCGGTACGGAGGGCCGCGCGTCCGGCGAGGCTGCGGAACGGGCCCGCGCGGCCGGGCACGAACTGCTCATGGAGGCGGCGGGCGCGGTCGCACGGCGGTTCCCGGACGTGACCGTCGTGCGCCGCCTCGCCCCCGGCGACGCCGTCCACGCCCTGTGCGGCGAGGCCGGCGCGGAGGGCACCGTCGTCGTCGGCCACCGCGGCCTCGGCGGATTCGGCGAACTCCTGCTGGGCTCCGTCGGCCTGCGCCTCGCCTCGCGGGCCGGAGTGCCCCTCGTGGTGGTGCGGGGCGAACGCGACCACGCCGCCACCGGGGTCGTCGCCGCCTGCGTGCGCGACCGGCGGGACCACGCGTGGGTGCGGCACGCCGCCCGCGAGGCCGAACTGCGCCGGGCGGCCCTGCGCCTCGTCACCGCCTGGAGCCCGCTCGCCGACGCGGGGGGCGCCCTGACCATGCTCGACGACCTCGACGACATGGCCGGGTCGCGGCTGCGCGAGACGCGCGGACTCGCCGACGAGCTCCGCGCCGAGTTCGCCGGGCTGACCGTCACCGCCGAGGTGGAGAGCGGCCGTTCCACCGCCGGGCCGCTCGTCCGGGCGTCGCAGCGGGCCGATCTGGTCGCCGTCGGCGCGCACCGCCCGGTGCCCGGTGTGGGCCGGGGCCTCGGGCACGTCGTCCACGCGCTGCTGCACCACGCGCACTGCCCCGTCGCGATCGTCCCGCGCGAATCCGGCGCCCGGCAGGAGCACTGACGCGCAGGGCGGGTACCCGGTGGGAAGCAGCGGGTACCGGCCGTCGCGCCGCACGGAGGTGGGCTCCATGGCATCCGGGATGGACGAGAACCGCCTTCTCGCCGAGATCGAGAGGCTCCTCGCGCGCGACGACCCCGGTCTGGAGGCCCGGATGTCCGAACTCACCCGGCAGTTCGCCGACGATCCGCCCGCCCCCGGGGCCGCGCCGCCCGGGGGCCCGGACGGCGACGACGGGGACGGTCAGGCCCGCCGGGAGCGCGACTGGCGCAAGGTCCTCGCCCTGGTCGCCGTCGTGGTCGCCGTCGTCGGCCTGCTCCTCACCGCGATCCTCACCCAGCCGCCCGGATCGGGCACCGGGCCCCCTCCGGGCTCCCCGGCGGGACTGCCCGCCGCGACGGTCCCGCGGGCCTGACGGCGCCCGCCGCGGGCGGCCCCCGCCCGGCCGCCGCCCCGCGTCCGGGCGCATCCGGACCGCGACCGCCCCCGCGGCCGCACACCCGCCGGCGCGGCGGCCTCCGCGGCACCGCCGCCCGTCCGGTCCGCACCCGGCTCCCGCACCCGCGCTCCGGCACCCTCCGGGGCCTCGCGGGACGGGCCGGGCGCGGGGTCCCGCGCCCGGTGCGGGCCCCCTCCGGGGCGCGGGTGAACCGCCGCCGTCCGCCGCCCGTCGGGTCCGGTACGGAGTGCGGAATTCCGGCGAACCACCCCTGTCGGCGCGTTTCCGGCTTGCCCCCGCGCTCCGCGGCTGCGTTAGATTGGTGCCGCTCGCCGACCCGGCGCCCCGTACGGCCTGGATCGGCGCCGGAGCCGCCCGTCGAGGCCGCATCCGATCACCACGCACCGCCACGCCGCCGACCTTCACGCGCGCTCACCCTGGGGGAGCCATGGCTGACGACGTCACCCGCACCGAGATCGCCGACCATCTGGGAGCCGTCTTCGCCAACGGCGCGGTCAGCCGCAGCGATCTGCTGATCGCCGCCGCGGGCGCCCGCCCCGAGGTCCGCGAGGTGCTG
It includes:
- a CDS encoding DUF2795 domain-containing protein, yielding MADDVTRTEIADHLGAVFANGAVSRSDLLIAAAGARPEVREVLEGLPDRRYTELRQVWEDLPTVPVGI
- a CDS encoding DUF3040 domain-containing protein, with protein sequence MASGMDENRLLAEIERLLARDDPGLEARMSELTRQFADDPPAPGAAPPGGPDGDDGDGQARRERDWRKVLALVAVVVAVVGLLLTAILTQPPGSGTGPPPGSPAGLPAATVPRA
- a CDS encoding universal stress protein — encoded protein: MNHATTRAPVIAGVDGSPQAAAAALWAAAEAYRRRQPLHLLHATGTEGRASGEAAERARAAGHELLMEAAGAVARRFPDVTVVRRLAPGDAVHALCGEAGAEGTVVVGHRGLGGFGELLLGSVGLRLASRAGVPLVVVRGERDHAATGVVAACVRDRRDHAWVRHAAREAELRRAALRLVTAWSPLADAGGALTMLDDLDDMAGSRLRETRGLADELRAEFAGLTVTAEVESGRSTAGPLVRASQRADLVAVGAHRPVPGVGRGLGHVVHALLHHAHCPVAIVPRESGARQEH